A section of the Salarchaeum sp. JOR-1 genome encodes:
- a CDS encoding dolichyl-phosphate hexose transferase: MSDDPYTFDDVSVVMGTYNEEAAIDTVLTDIAEATDDRATVVCVDSSQDRTPEIAREHGATVVEQPPQGYGVAVHEAITTPDRPIVVTTDCDDTYPMERLPDFLDAINDGYDVVSGDRLYHGADAMPDTNRYGNIAFALLASLLLGERVHDTTTGMRAYRREVIEDIAWTENTGLSAELLLRPLARGYRVRELPIDYRERAGETTLDPLTGGLAIAKSILTVGIEERRR, encoded by the coding sequence ATGTCCGACGATCCGTACACCTTCGACGACGTCAGCGTCGTCATGGGAACGTACAACGAGGAAGCGGCCATCGACACGGTTCTCACCGACATCGCCGAAGCCACCGACGACCGCGCGACCGTCGTCTGCGTCGACAGCTCACAGGACCGCACGCCCGAGATAGCGCGCGAACACGGCGCCACCGTCGTCGAACAACCCCCGCAGGGGTACGGCGTCGCCGTCCACGAAGCCATCACCACCCCCGACCGCCCCATCGTCGTCACCACGGACTGCGACGACACCTACCCCATGGAACGCCTCCCCGACTTCCTCGACGCCATCAACGACGGCTACGATGTCGTCAGCGGCGACCGCCTCTACCACGGCGCGGACGCGATGCCCGACACCAACCGGTACGGGAACATCGCGTTCGCCCTCCTCGCCTCCCTCCTCCTCGGCGAACGCGTCCACGACACCACCACCGGAATGCGCGCGTACCGCCGCGAAGTCATCGAAGACATCGCGTGGACGGAGAACACGGGCCTCTCCGCGGAACTCCTCCTCCGCCCGCTCGCCCGCGGCTACCGGGTTCGCGAACTCCCCATCGACTACCGCGAACGCGCCGGTGAGACGACACTCGACCCCCTCACGGGCGGCCTCGCAATCGCCAAATCGATCCTCACGGTCGGCATCGAGGAACGCCGCCGCTGA
- a CDS encoding MFS transporter has product MKELARERWLNPPNATILKYYLYKATKAVEFYRPIMYLFFLAQGLTFTQIAILETIYNLTTVFGEVPTGYIGDRVGRRNSLLVGTTLIAVTLLGIGLANSFLTLAVLYVFWSAGYNFRSGTEDAWLYDTLTDGLSEGEFAHVRGRGESAALAAGAGAAILGGYLGSIDLSYPWFVAAAVTGLGAGVLLTLDEPETYEKSNTDALTLRRTADIVTDALSHQNLRAFIVYYYVLYAAVTYLVFVFLQPIFRTVVVDIGVSPAQVESLLGWFYAAYSLFGAVLSYYTGAIKDRVGVRTWFVLLPFVVGATLVGMYFVPVLALPTFLLARGLSDVTRSFAGQYVNDHIETLGRATVLSSMAMVSGLAVVPFQLASGVLSDAVSPLFALAVAGVVLVVGSAAILLWEIPVAE; this is encoded by the coding sequence ATGAAGGAGCTCGCTCGGGAACGGTGGCTGAACCCGCCAAACGCGACCATCCTGAAGTACTATCTCTACAAGGCAACCAAAGCGGTCGAGTTCTACCGCCCCATCATGTACCTCTTCTTCCTGGCGCAGGGCCTCACCTTCACGCAGATCGCCATCCTCGAAACGATATACAATCTCACGACCGTGTTCGGCGAAGTCCCGACCGGCTACATCGGCGACCGCGTCGGCCGTCGAAACAGCCTGCTCGTCGGAACCACACTCATCGCCGTGACGCTGCTCGGCATCGGTCTCGCGAACTCCTTTCTCACGCTCGCGGTTCTCTACGTCTTCTGGTCGGCGGGCTACAACTTCCGCTCCGGAACGGAGGACGCCTGGCTCTACGACACGCTCACCGACGGCCTCTCCGAGGGCGAGTTCGCGCACGTCCGCGGCCGGGGCGAGTCCGCCGCGCTCGCTGCCGGTGCCGGCGCCGCCATCCTCGGCGGCTACCTCGGCAGTATCGACCTCTCCTACCCGTGGTTCGTCGCGGCCGCGGTCACCGGACTCGGGGCCGGCGTGCTGCTCACGCTCGACGAACCCGAGACGTACGAGAAGTCGAACACGGACGCGTTGACCCTCCGCAGAACCGCCGACATCGTCACGGACGCCCTCTCCCACCAGAACCTCAGAGCCTTCATCGTCTACTACTACGTCCTCTACGCCGCCGTCACGTACCTCGTGTTCGTCTTCCTCCAGCCGATATTCCGGACGGTCGTCGTCGACATCGGCGTCTCCCCGGCGCAGGTGGAGTCCCTGCTCGGGTGGTTCTACGCGGCCTACAGCCTCTTCGGCGCGGTTCTCAGTTACTACACGGGCGCGATTAAAGACCGCGTGGGCGTCCGGACGTGGTTCGTCCTGTTGCCGTTCGTCGTCGGCGCGACCCTCGTCGGGATGTACTTCGTGCCGGTTCTCGCGCTCCCGACGTTCCTGCTCGCGCGGGGGCTCTCCGACGTGACCCGGTCGTTCGCCGGCCAGTACGTGAACGACCACATAGAGACGCTCGGCCGAGCGACGGTGTTGAGTTCGATGGCGATGGTCAGCGGACTCGCAGTCGTCCCGTTCCAACTCGCGAGCGGCGTCCTCTCGGACGCCGTCTCGCCGCTGTTCGCGCTCGCCGTCGCCGGGGTCGTTCTCGTGGTCGGGTCGGCCGCGATTCTGCTGTGGGAGATCCCCGTGGCCGAGTGA
- the cas6 gene encoding CRISPR-associated endoribonuclease Cas6, with protein MRLLARLHARTDAAYDNAYHHKLRGRIWRALQDTEYEQYHDENRPPGFTYSNPFPPGDMEEGDERTLLISAPQEQLLADVAENLTANRELNIGQMPFHIDDLTSLSPDVGEPGSSGTIETGTGLLVRIPPWRCDEYGIENPGEEAVYWRPEHTIEPLREQVEANLDQKHDLFSPEYLPGPSDTEGDLFEGYELLKTFAVPIQVTVDQEMTFVLSKWQFNYTVRDDDHRRHLNLALDCGLGERNALGLGFCNLVEKHNPYGEPAAEVDR; from the coding sequence GTGAGATTACTAGCACGGCTACACGCGCGCACTGATGCCGCATACGACAACGCGTATCACCACAAGCTCCGAGGTCGGATCTGGCGAGCGCTACAGGACACGGAGTACGAACAGTACCATGACGAAAACCGCCCACCGGGGTTCACGTACAGCAACCCCTTCCCACCGGGGGATATGGAGGAAGGAGACGAGCGGACTCTGCTTATTTCGGCCCCCCAAGAGCAACTACTGGCCGATGTCGCGGAAAACCTGACTGCCAATCGCGAACTCAATATCGGCCAGATGCCGTTCCACATTGACGATCTCACGTCACTGTCACCGGATGTCGGTGAACCGGGGAGCAGCGGGACGATTGAGACCGGTACTGGACTCCTCGTACGCATCCCGCCGTGGCGTTGTGACGAGTATGGAATCGAGAACCCCGGCGAAGAAGCGGTATATTGGCGGCCGGAACATACAATCGAGCCACTACGCGAGCAGGTCGAAGCGAATCTCGACCAGAAACACGACCTGTTCAGCCCGGAATACCTCCCGGGCCCGAGCGACACTGAGGGCGATCTCTTCGAGGGATACGAGCTACTGAAGACGTTCGCCGTCCCGATCCAGGTAACCGTAGACCAGGAGATGACCTTCGTGCTCTCGAAGTGGCAGTTCAACTACACCGTCAGAGACGACGACCATCGACGCCACCTCAACCTCGCTCTAGACTGCGGGCTTGGGGAACGAAACGCGCTGGGGTTGGGTTTCTGTAACCTGGTCGAGAAGCACAACCCGTACGGCGAACCCGCGGCGGAGGTCGACAGATGA
- the cas8b gene encoding type I-B CRISPR-associated protein Cas8b/Csh1, with protein sequence MSLLPEPSTFEKRYSDDEKLASELPDRPITSLRDLQYVYGRLYTLATAGGGEYAAYLTPEKSTDLFDEPESLLYLRVDLSGDKPRLDSDQPIGVESYGEEKVEAVAHSWYNAAKGFDHSVTHRTGKNKEPQKVAEYLHERLTAWAADDVIQEAVADHEDGWIVDALAELGEREGRRERIETAVDEQLDGKTTALTTVAVKLEPDGEYLLPGEASSVFNEAMRARKRSKLVSKGEATDSIGEATDLVTGDRGPTVGTAEDPLNYFLGKQLEKFPGFDPDEAWRTHPVSEDVAVTLMNASTFVDACDYYTMGANVYYLPYFFGRLQPTEARELYRMLYAVVREQDMTPIQHVYQQFQNDPALQEYGERFRFYVAAVMEHQTKRFDVFGDTLDGSLLSPVELIGSHIDVLESPLFDVHGDAERDAPELRPAFPAPESWDIFVPSEHALLGTLATGWYFEQTFAPADDDDASADDYRIRALVAVLSGEPLDVEAVLTEYVERLLEDEGDEFPSFRVSAQYAQLCALAEAGLLTGRDAYEPVAEPRQLTHNHTDDMQQDTPARADGGDVAAARETKLEQFLEQTPALGEEQPERRGSFLLGALVGHVTGYQQVSEGRSTTLIDQYPIKAVTESKLKRLASDVLDKNIVYSRENNMAGTMYSEVVDRLVTTLPQIDIDGDWELDTTDLRFYYSLGVAYGMNNWASSDDEQTDDQPAAEEEEA encoded by the coding sequence ATGAGTCTGCTCCCCGAGCCGTCGACGTTCGAGAAGCGTTACAGCGACGACGAGAAGCTAGCGAGCGAGCTGCCTGATCGACCGATCACCTCGCTCCGCGACCTCCAGTACGTCTACGGGCGTCTATACACGCTCGCAACCGCCGGAGGGGGCGAGTACGCGGCCTATCTGACGCCGGAGAAATCGACCGACCTGTTCGACGAGCCCGAGAGCCTGCTCTATCTCCGCGTCGATCTGAGTGGGGACAAGCCCCGCCTCGACTCCGACCAACCGATCGGTGTCGAGAGCTACGGCGAGGAGAAAGTCGAGGCAGTCGCCCACTCGTGGTATAACGCCGCAAAAGGGTTCGACCACAGCGTCACCCACCGAACGGGCAAGAACAAAGAGCCCCAAAAGGTCGCGGAGTATCTCCACGAACGACTCACCGCGTGGGCGGCCGACGACGTGATCCAAGAGGCTGTCGCCGATCACGAAGACGGATGGATCGTCGACGCGCTCGCCGAGCTCGGCGAGCGTGAGGGACGTAGAGAGCGCATCGAGACAGCCGTCGACGAACAGCTCGACGGCAAGACGACGGCGCTCACGACCGTCGCAGTCAAACTCGAGCCTGACGGCGAGTATCTCCTCCCGGGTGAGGCGAGTTCCGTTTTCAACGAAGCAATGCGAGCGCGCAAGCGATCGAAGCTCGTCTCGAAGGGAGAGGCCACGGACTCCATCGGTGAGGCAACCGATCTCGTGACCGGCGATCGAGGGCCGACTGTCGGGACAGCCGAGGATCCGCTGAACTACTTCCTCGGCAAGCAACTCGAGAAGTTCCCCGGGTTCGATCCAGACGAGGCGTGGCGGACGCACCCCGTTTCGGAAGACGTTGCAGTGACGCTGATGAACGCGAGTACGTTCGTCGACGCCTGCGACTACTACACGATGGGCGCGAACGTCTACTACCTCCCGTACTTTTTCGGGCGCTTACAGCCGACAGAAGCCCGAGAGCTCTATCGGATGCTCTATGCGGTCGTACGGGAGCAGGATATGACCCCGATTCAGCACGTCTATCAACAGTTCCAGAATGATCCGGCGCTACAGGAGTACGGAGAGCGGTTCCGCTTCTACGTCGCCGCCGTGATGGAACACCAGACGAAGCGATTCGACGTGTTCGGCGATACACTCGACGGGTCACTGCTGTCTCCCGTGGAGTTAATCGGTAGCCATATCGACGTTCTGGAGTCGCCGCTGTTCGACGTTCACGGCGACGCTGAACGAGATGCCCCCGAACTCAGGCCAGCATTCCCAGCACCAGAGAGTTGGGACATCTTCGTACCTAGCGAACACGCTCTCTTAGGCACCCTCGCGACTGGGTGGTACTTCGAACAGACGTTCGCGCCGGCCGATGACGACGACGCCAGCGCCGACGACTACCGAATCCGTGCGCTCGTGGCTGTGCTCTCGGGCGAGCCGCTTGACGTCGAGGCGGTGCTCACAGAGTACGTAGAACGCCTGCTCGAGGACGAGGGTGACGAGTTCCCGAGCTTCCGTGTCTCCGCACAGTACGCACAGCTCTGTGCGCTCGCCGAAGCGGGGCTTCTCACCGGACGCGACGCGTACGAACCGGTCGCAGAGCCGCGGCAGTTGACACACAACCATACAGACGATATGCAACAGGACACACCAGCCCGAGCTGACGGCGGGGACGTCGCCGCGGCACGGGAGACGAAGCTCGAACAGTTCCTTGAACAGACGCCGGCGCTCGGGGAGGAGCAGCCTGAACGGCGCGGCAGTTTCCTCCTCGGCGCACTGGTCGGTCACGTCACCGGCTACCAGCAAGTCAGTGAGGGGCGTTCGACGACGCTAATCGACCAGTACCCGATCAAGGCCGTCACAGAGTCGAAGCTGAAGCGCCTTGCCAGTGACGTGCTCGACAAGAACATCGTCTACTCCCGGGAGAACAATATGGCGGGGACGATGTACAGCGAGGTTGTCGATCGGCTGGTGACGACGCTCCCCCAGATCGATATCGACGGCGACTGGGAACTCGACACGACGGATCTTCGGTTCTATTACTCACTCGGGGTTGCGTACGGGATGAACAACTGGGCGAGCAGCGACGACGAACAGACCGATGACCAGCCCGCAGCCGAGGAGGAAGAAGCATGA
- the cas7b gene encoding type I-B CRISPR-associated protein Cas7/Csh2 yields the protein MTDDTYADDSYDPVTNRSEIVFCYDAVDANPNGNPLSGANRPRIDPETQQAIVTDVRLKRYLRDQLDADGHGVYVRNVKNEAGKQSSREDLLADRLRELDPDDWNLDDLDDDEAAELREEVFGTFLDASADVRYFGATMSVDMKGSYEGFEDYLPDHFTGPVQFSPAKTLHPVTENEEYNSLTSVIATGEGKEQGGFDLDDHRIQYGFIAFHGLVDENGAADTKLSEADVERLDTLPWRAIKNQTISRSKVGQEPRLYLRVEYEDERFHLGGLTRDLDIDEERSAPVDELRNVREFTLDGTELVSRLGRHADRIARVRVVASDVLDVTVGDEVYTAGDNPSEHGFYGALREAVDDETVEVVDVYDEAAATMPK from the coding sequence ATGACCGACGACACATACGCCGACGACAGCTACGACCCAGTAACGAACCGATCCGAGATCGTCTTCTGCTACGACGCCGTCGACGCCAACCCGAACGGGAACCCCCTGAGCGGGGCGAACCGGCCGCGAATCGATCCCGAAACCCAGCAGGCGATTGTGACCGACGTCCGGCTGAAACGCTACCTCCGCGACCAGCTAGACGCCGACGGCCACGGCGTCTACGTGCGGAACGTCAAAAACGAGGCGGGCAAGCAGTCCTCGCGTGAAGACCTGCTCGCCGACCGGCTGCGCGAACTGGATCCCGACGACTGGAACCTCGACGATCTGGACGACGATGAGGCGGCCGAGCTCCGCGAGGAAGTATTCGGCACGTTCCTCGACGCCAGCGCCGACGTGCGGTATTTCGGCGCGACGATGAGCGTCGACATGAAGGGGAGCTACGAGGGGTTCGAGGACTACCTTCCGGATCACTTTACCGGCCCCGTCCAGTTCTCGCCCGCGAAGACGCTTCACCCTGTAACCGAGAACGAGGAGTACAACAGCCTTACGAGCGTCATCGCGACCGGCGAGGGGAAAGAGCAGGGTGGGTTCGACCTCGACGACCACCGTATTCAGTACGGCTTCATCGCGTTTCACGGATTGGTCGATGAGAACGGTGCCGCCGACACGAAGCTCTCCGAGGCTGACGTCGAGCGACTTGACACCCTCCCGTGGCGCGCGATCAAGAACCAGACCATCAGCCGGAGCAAAGTCGGCCAAGAGCCACGACTCTATCTCCGTGTGGAGTACGAAGACGAGAGATTCCACCTCGGTGGCCTCACCCGTGACCTCGACATCGACGAAGAGCGCTCGGCCCCCGTCGACGAACTCCGGAACGTCCGAGAGTTCACGCTCGACGGAACTGAGCTCGTCTCCCGGTTGGGCCGCCACGCCGACCGTATCGCCCGCGTTCGTGTCGTCGCCAGCGACGTGCTCGACGTGACCGTCGGCGATGAGGTCTACACTGCGGGCGACAACCCCAGCGAGCACGGCTTCTATGGCGCGCTCCGCGAGGCTGTCGACGACGAGACGGTCGAGGTCGTCGACGTCTACGACGAGGCTGCCGCGACGATGCCCAAGTGA
- the cas5b gene encoding type I-B CRISPR-associated protein Cas5b produces MAQESLESWIDEGDELPETCLSFELRGEWGHFRRVEGNIVKQTYRIIPRTTVAGVVAAMLGLNRDSYYEAFGRDVSAVAVEPINELRTINMPMNTLSTAKEHMTTMPSRGHARISMPDPSELRQQHNYEVLVEPAYRIDLQLANDTLRGRLQDRLREGTSYYPPSLGLSEHLAEVTYLGEFEVTPHERETTDVDSAVLEAVDSVELTPETEVNVERSPAFMAADEGGRTTTAFQSIAYATGAEPLRVQDVETHEVDGRRVMFS; encoded by the coding sequence ATGGCTCAAGAGTCACTTGAGAGCTGGATCGACGAGGGCGACGAGCTCCCAGAGACGTGTCTCTCGTTCGAACTCCGCGGAGAGTGGGGTCACTTTCGACGGGTTGAGGGGAACATCGTCAAACAGACCTACCGGATCATTCCCCGGACGACCGTCGCCGGCGTCGTCGCCGCGATGCTCGGACTGAACCGAGACAGCTACTACGAGGCGTTCGGTCGGGATGTGTCGGCAGTCGCAGTGGAGCCGATCAACGAGCTCCGGACGATCAACATGCCGATGAACACGCTCTCGACGGCCAAAGAGCACATGACGACGATGCCCAGTCGTGGGCATGCACGAATCTCGATGCCCGACCCATCGGAGCTCCGCCAGCAACACAACTACGAGGTGCTCGTCGAACCCGCCTATCGTATCGATCTCCAGCTCGCGAACGACACTCTCCGAGGCCGACTGCAGGATCGACTCCGCGAGGGGACGTCCTACTACCCGCCGAGCCTCGGCCTCTCGGAGCATCTTGCAGAGGTCACGTATCTCGGCGAGTTCGAGGTAACGCCACACGAGCGCGAGACTACCGATGTCGATTCGGCGGTGCTCGAAGCCGTCGATAGCGTCGAACTCACCCCTGAAACGGAGGTGAACGTCGAACGCTCGCCGGCGTTCATGGCGGCCGATGAGGGGGGCCGGACGACGACGGCGTTCCAGTCGATTGCGTACGCAACTGGGGCAGAACCACTCCGTGTACAGGACGTCGAGACCCACGAGGTCGACGGCCGACGGGTGATGTTCTCGTGA
- a CDS encoding CRISPR-associated endonuclease Cas3'': MAEFADRPSHIGPDGEQIPLDEHLDDVRERVGWLVPDDAETPAGNSLAELAGVVARVHDFGKLTSWFREHLLSDDAQPDGPKHHAPISALLAHYALEARGFDGADPLIGFLAVAKHHGRLPDVAPYVSRTAADSAQSPLKRLFRSDACQQAKKIDEEVPALAESVLEQATNSSGSWAAFLEYVSDGEQAGKYRTIAEHACGGLTLSPEPEKLPPGFYESMLQVWSALVFADKASATHLSTGIEIGREAYRSPTPERIEIDAYIDELQAENAATELDPSTERMNERREDARQEVHARAKEFVDDDRNVATLTLPTGMGKTLTGLDAALTVLEGSEMASNPNEGRLVYALPYTSIIDQVAEQSRELFGTGERGERLTVDHHLADTLVSPPDEPESVADDAVENVAALLGESWRSGMVVTTFVQMFESLAGPTNARSMKLPSLYGSVVVLDEPQALPLEWWPLVNRLVELLTEEYGASVIAMTATQPELLSAGGREPFSLVADPDPYYDKLDRLDFVLHPSATAMLPGQDSEESDTVDNAGSTLSYDRAGDLVATRADDGDSVLAICNTIDSARELAKSVADRTTPVEVNEVYDELLDDADESTESIPPERTRTEATRRRHSGQPLLVHLTTRHRPCDRRHLINVASALAEAGDPVLFVSTQLVEAGVDVSFDEVIRDFAPMDSLVQAAGRCNRSYDRNRGRVTIWQLAPPPNRETTPASAVYGRGESLTKLTGQALATVYDGGPMPEPAVTRGAVEHYFDLLDGRDVGADEYVEYLERAEAEQLGRLSLIDERPAVDVIVTRTADERETVEEIRRSFGEYRWDDLDDLVESTADWQVSVPVYPGDDDTMEKLAACEPLFPDTDRLVLDGRPGRHDGYFDATDGVVIPDTSVEARLL; the protein is encoded by the coding sequence ATGGCCGAGTTCGCCGACCGACCGTCACATATCGGGCCGGATGGAGAACAGATCCCGCTCGATGAGCATCTCGACGACGTTCGAGAGCGGGTCGGATGGCTCGTCCCTGACGACGCCGAGACGCCAGCAGGGAACTCGCTTGCTGAGTTGGCAGGAGTTGTGGCACGAGTTCACGACTTCGGGAAGCTAACTTCCTGGTTCCGCGAGCACCTCCTTTCGGATGACGCGCAGCCGGACGGTCCGAAGCACCATGCCCCGATATCGGCGCTGCTCGCCCACTACGCGCTAGAGGCGCGCGGGTTCGACGGGGCGGATCCACTCATTGGCTTTCTCGCAGTCGCTAAACACCATGGCCGACTTCCGGACGTTGCGCCATATGTCTCGCGGACGGCCGCAGATAGCGCCCAATCCCCTCTCAAACGGCTCTTCCGAAGCGATGCCTGCCAACAGGCAAAAAAGATCGACGAGGAAGTTCCGGCACTCGCCGAATCAGTTCTCGAGCAAGCGACCAACAGCTCAGGATCGTGGGCAGCGTTCCTCGAATATGTCTCCGACGGAGAACAGGCGGGGAAGTATCGAACGATCGCCGAACACGCCTGTGGAGGGCTGACCCTGTCTCCGGAGCCGGAGAAGCTTCCTCCGGGATTCTACGAGTCAATGCTACAGGTCTGGAGTGCGCTCGTCTTCGCCGACAAGGCGAGCGCGACGCACCTATCGACCGGAATCGAAATCGGCCGGGAGGCCTACCGGTCGCCGACCCCTGAGCGCATAGAAATCGACGCGTACATCGACGAACTCCAGGCTGAGAACGCTGCGACAGAGCTGGATCCGTCCACGGAACGGATGAATGAGCGGCGGGAGGACGCTCGACAGGAGGTTCACGCTCGCGCCAAAGAGTTCGTCGACGACGATCGGAACGTCGCGACGCTGACGCTCCCGACAGGCATGGGGAAGACACTCACGGGGCTGGACGCCGCTCTAACAGTGCTCGAGGGGAGTGAGATGGCGTCGAACCCGAACGAGGGGCGCCTCGTCTATGCACTGCCGTACACGTCCATTATCGATCAGGTGGCTGAACAGAGCCGCGAACTGTTCGGAACCGGTGAGAGAGGCGAACGGCTCACCGTCGACCACCACCTTGCGGATACCCTCGTCTCGCCGCCGGACGAGCCCGAATCAGTCGCCGACGACGCCGTCGAGAACGTCGCCGCCCTCCTCGGCGAGAGCTGGCGGTCGGGGATGGTCGTGACGACGTTCGTCCAGATGTTCGAGAGTCTGGCCGGGCCGACAAACGCCCGCTCGATGAAGCTCCCCTCGCTGTACGGGAGCGTGGTGGTTCTCGACGAACCGCAGGCGCTACCGCTTGAGTGGTGGCCGCTCGTGAACCGGCTGGTCGAGCTGCTGACCGAGGAGTACGGTGCGTCCGTGATCGCCATGACGGCCACCCAGCCCGAACTCCTGTCTGCGGGCGGCCGAGAGCCGTTCTCCCTCGTCGCGGATCCTGATCCGTACTACGACAAGCTGGATCGGCTCGACTTCGTGCTTCACCCGTCCGCGACCGCGATGCTTCCCGGCCAGGACAGTGAAGAGAGCGACACGGTCGACAACGCGGGGTCAACACTCTCCTACGACCGAGCCGGCGACCTCGTCGCGACCCGGGCCGACGACGGCGATTCGGTGTTGGCGATCTGCAACACGATCGACAGCGCGCGTGAGCTCGCCAAGTCAGTTGCCGACCGAACAACACCGGTGGAGGTCAATGAGGTGTACGACGAACTGCTCGACGACGCGGATGAATCGACCGAATCGATACCGCCCGAGCGAACACGTACCGAGGCGACCCGTCGACGACACTCGGGACAACCACTGTTGGTTCACCTCACGACACGCCACCGGCCGTGTGACCGACGCCACCTCATCAACGTGGCGTCCGCCCTCGCGGAAGCGGGTGACCCAGTGTTGTTCGTCTCCACCCAGCTGGTCGAGGCGGGGGTCGACGTGAGCTTCGACGAGGTCATCCGTGATTTCGCGCCGATGGACAGTCTCGTGCAGGCCGCGGGCCGGTGTAACCGGTCATACGACCGCAACCGTGGGCGCGTGACGATCTGGCAGCTCGCACCGCCGCCGAACCGTGAAACAACGCCCGCAAGCGCGGTCTACGGTCGAGGCGAGAGCCTCACCAAATTGACTGGCCAAGCGCTAGCAACGGTCTACGACGGTGGCCCGATGCCCGAGCCGGCCGTTACTCGAGGCGCCGTCGAACACTACTTCGACCTGCTCGACGGGCGTGACGTCGGTGCCGACGAGTACGTGGAGTACCTCGAGCGGGCAGAAGCCGAACAGCTCGGGCGACTCTCACTCATCGACGAGCGGCCCGCCGTCGACGTGATCGTGACGAGAACGGCCGATGAGCGCGAGACCGTCGAAGAGATCCGGCGATCGTTCGGCGAGTACCGGTGGGACGACCTGGACGACCTCGTCGAGTCGACCGCGGACTGGCAGGTCTCCGTTCCCGTTTACCCCGGTGACGACGACACGATGGAGAAGCTCGCTGCATGCGAGCCGCTGTTCCCCGACACAGACCGGCTGGTGCTCGACGGGCGCCCGGGACGGCATGACGGCTACTTCGACGCCACCGACGGCGTCGTCATCCCTGACACGAGCGTGGAGGCACGGCTACTGTGA
- the cas4 gene encoding CRISPR-associated protein Cas4 has translation MSDPVSRLVATAQDDAVDDPFRVTGVMMQYYYVCERELWFESRNVEIDRENASVARGARVDESAYAERSQENLRLGMIALDLLEDGRVVEVKPSSTLTEPARMQLSYYLWYLDRVLGVEREGVLAHPTERRREDVSLDDDRCEKVESAIRGIHAIVTADSPPEAIEKPYCESCAYHDFCWV, from the coding sequence GTGAGCGATCCCGTCTCGCGGCTGGTGGCCACGGCACAGGACGACGCCGTCGACGACCCGTTTCGCGTCACTGGCGTGATGATGCAGTACTACTACGTCTGTGAACGCGAGCTCTGGTTCGAGAGCCGGAACGTCGAAATCGACCGAGAGAACGCAAGCGTTGCCCGAGGGGCCCGCGTCGATGAGTCCGCCTACGCGGAACGTTCACAGGAGAACCTTCGACTGGGGATGATCGCACTCGACCTCCTTGAAGACGGTCGGGTGGTGGAGGTGAAACCCTCATCGACGTTGACAGAGCCAGCGCGAATGCAGCTCTCGTACTACCTCTGGTACCTCGACCGAGTACTAGGCGTCGAACGTGAGGGCGTGTTGGCACACCCGACTGAGCGTCGGCGTGAGGACGTTTCTCTCGACGACGACCGATGCGAGAAAGTCGAGTCGGCGATCCGCGGGATTCACGCGATCGTGACCGCGGACAGCCCGCCGGAAGCCATCGAGAAACCGTACTGCGAGTCGTGTGCCTACCACGACTTCTGTTGGGTCTGA